Proteins from one Caulobacter sp. 73W genomic window:
- a CDS encoding Atu4866 domain-containing protein, with translation MTQHPYVGMWVTADGQIRQELLANGRYDEARGARRSAYLGRYEVRGSHIDYWDDTGFTADGVFVSDDELHHGGMVFFRERPKAR, from the coding sequence ATGACGCAACACCCCTATGTCGGCATGTGGGTGACGGCCGATGGCCAGATCCGTCAGGAGCTGCTGGCCAACGGCCGCTATGACGAAGCGCGAGGCGCGCGCAGAAGCGCCTATCTGGGCCGCTATGAGGTCAGAGGGAGCCATATCGATTACTGGGACGACACCGGGTTCACCGCTGATGGCGTGTTCGTCTCCGATGACGAACTGCACCATGGCGGCATGGTGTTCTTCCGGGAGCGGCCCAAGGCGCGCTAG
- a CDS encoding nuclear transport factor 2 family protein: MTKLRTLAIGTVAGLAAPASLKAAEQAQGPSQAQSNRTIVSSAFDRWSVGQGDFFTEVLSLQVIWTIEGSGPSAGVYRGLDDFVVRAVQPFADRMQRPVRPIAKRVWAEGEHVIVNWSGEGMAGDGKPYQNDYVWIFRLQDGKAVEVTAFLDLPAYDDVLRRVPAPPLSLP; the protein is encoded by the coding sequence ATGACAAAGCTGAGAACGCTCGCCATCGGCACGGTTGCGGGTCTGGCCGCCCCCGCGTCGCTCAAAGCCGCCGAGCAGGCTCAAGGCCCGTCCCAAGCCCAGTCCAATCGCACCATCGTGTCATCCGCGTTCGATCGCTGGTCGGTCGGCCAGGGTGACTTCTTCACTGAGGTTCTTTCGCTCCAGGTGATTTGGACCATCGAGGGATCCGGCCCAAGCGCGGGCGTCTACCGTGGCCTCGACGACTTTGTGGTTCGCGCCGTGCAGCCCTTCGCCGACAGAATGCAAAGGCCGGTGCGACCGATCGCCAAGCGGGTCTGGGCCGAAGGCGAGCATGTCATCGTCAACTGGTCCGGCGAAGGGATGGCTGGCGACGGCAAGCCCTACCAGAACGACTATGTGTGGATCTTCCGCCTTCAGGACGGCAAGGCTGTCGAGGTCACCGCCTTCCTCGACCTGCCCGCCTATGACGACGTGTTGCGCCGCGTGCCCGCCCCGCCCCTTTCGCTCCCATGA
- a CDS encoding ubiquinol-cytochrome C chaperone family protein, whose translation MFLERFFPPSPAKIAGRRLYDSAAKQARSPNLYAVMGAPDTLEGRFELYSLHVALVVERLRGQGETAAEVSQATFDAYVRGLDDALREIGVGDLSVGKKMKKLAAAFYGRLKGLDEVIAALPDRAPLEALVERTVAPAEGGAALSAYLLKVREHLAAQDTDALLGGAVSWPEAA comes from the coding sequence ATGTTTCTCGAGCGGTTCTTCCCGCCAAGCCCCGCCAAAATCGCCGGCCGGCGTCTCTACGACTCGGCCGCCAAACAGGCGCGTTCGCCCAATCTGTACGCCGTAATGGGCGCGCCGGACACGCTGGAGGGCCGGTTCGAACTGTACAGCCTGCACGTGGCGCTGGTGGTCGAGCGTCTGCGCGGGCAGGGCGAGACCGCCGCTGAAGTGTCGCAGGCGACTTTCGACGCCTATGTGCGCGGCCTGGACGACGCCTTGCGCGAAATCGGCGTAGGCGATCTGTCGGTCGGCAAGAAGATGAAGAAGCTGGCCGCGGCCTTCTATGGCCGTCTGAAAGGCCTGGACGAGGTGATCGCGGCTCTGCCGGATCGCGCGCCGCTGGAAGCGCTGGTCGAACGCACGGTGGCTCCGGCCGAAGGCGGCGCGGCCCTGTCGGCCTATCTGCTGAAGGTGCGCGAGCACCTGGCGGCGCAGGACACGGACGCCCTGCTGGGCGGGGCCGTCAGCTGGCCGGAGGCGGCATGA